One window of Bifidobacterium pseudocatenulatum DSM 20438 = JCM 1200 = LMG 10505 genomic DNA carries:
- a CDS encoding ABC transporter substrate-binding protein, protein MIGSNMKRVIALIAASAAAVSLAACGSNSSQDSKTIEFWDPYPQKNDSSTWAKYVTNCAPEGYNVKRIGYAQSDLLNNLTTAVKAGNAPQIALIDNPKMPTAVDAGLVTDIEAAGVDVSGFDKNIEGPGIIDGVQYGVSYGTNALGLYYNPDVLNKAGVDPESITDWDSLNSAIEKVVNAGYKGITFSGISGEEGTFQFLPWFWGAGGQLKDASGSSAEQDALDLVSGWVQKGWAPKSVATDNQSAAWDLFLGGDYGFSENGSWQMESATEKGYKMISIPAKDGGVAPVPSGGEFITIPAQKTKDSDKMKATAEVIQCLIDGDNLKKTNDEMVYLAAKSDVRKQQVEENSAWAPWVDAVENAEGRTTDVGLEYEDISAQLSEDLQAALNKG, encoded by the coding sequence ATGATCGGTTCAAATATGAAGCGCGTGATAGCTTTAATCGCCGCAAGTGCCGCGGCAGTCAGTCTCGCCGCTTGCGGTAGCAACTCGAGTCAAGATTCCAAAACAATCGAATTCTGGGACCCATACCCTCAGAAGAACGATAGCAGCACATGGGCGAAATACGTTACCAATTGTGCTCCTGAGGGATATAACGTAAAACGCATCGGCTATGCGCAGTCAGACCTATTAAACAATCTCACAACAGCTGTCAAGGCCGGCAACGCACCCCAGATCGCCCTGATCGATAACCCAAAGATGCCTACCGCTGTCGACGCAGGACTTGTTACGGATATCGAGGCAGCGGGAGTCGACGTTTCAGGATTCGACAAGAATATCGAAGGTCCCGGCATCATCGACGGCGTACAATATGGGGTTTCTTACGGCACTAACGCATTGGGCTTGTATTACAACCCCGATGTCCTCAATAAGGCTGGCGTCGACCCGGAATCGATTACCGATTGGGATTCGCTCAACAGTGCCATCGAAAAAGTAGTAAACGCAGGATATAAGGGCATCACGTTCTCCGGCATTTCCGGCGAAGAAGGAACATTCCAGTTCCTTCCCTGGTTCTGGGGAGCCGGCGGTCAATTGAAGGACGCTTCAGGTTCCAGTGCCGAGCAGGATGCGCTTGATCTGGTATCCGGCTGGGTCCAAAAAGGTTGGGCTCCGAAATCGGTCGCAACGGACAACCAATCTGCTGCGTGGGATCTGTTCCTTGGCGGCGATTACGGCTTCTCTGAAAATGGTTCATGGCAGATGGAGTCGGCCACCGAGAAAGGCTACAAGATGATTTCCATTCCAGCCAAAGATGGCGGAGTAGCCCCGGTTCCAAGCGGTGGCGAGTTCATTACCATTCCAGCCCAGAAAACCAAAGACAGTGACAAGATGAAGGCAACCGCGGAGGTCATTCAGTGCCTCATTGACGGAGATAATCTCAAGAAGACCAATGATGAGATGGTTTATCTTGCCGCCAAAAGTGACGTCCGCAAGCAGCAGGTGGAAGAGAACAGTGCCTGGGCACCTTGGGTTGACGCCGTAGAAAATGCTGAAGGCCGTACCACTGACGTTGGTCTGGAATACGAAGACATTTCTGCACAGCTTTCTGAAGATCTACAGGCTGCCTTGAATAAGGGCTGA
- a CDS encoding carbohydrate ABC transporter permease encodes MSQTITVDKPRRIKPTTLAAIGFAAPLIIYMLIFYVWPLIQNISMSMHRYTRRTFVTGDAPWSGFDIYKEILSDQQFWTILGQTLIFVFASIVFQYSIGLALAVFFNQNFKLSAALRGAFLVPWLLPPMISGTIWQWMMDADSGVINNFLKLFGLDPVWWLQADHSLWAVIIANIWLGIPFNLVILYSGLQNINGDLYEAAALDGCNAWQRFWKITFPLLKPVSMITLLLGFVYTLRTVDIIWIMTKGTGSSRTLATWAYEMAFGKGTSATIRYSEASVVGTILIVVALIFALIYLWAQRNEEKR; translated from the coding sequence GTGTCTCAAACAATCACCGTAGATAAACCAAGGCGAATCAAGCCAACCACATTGGCCGCCATTGGTTTCGCGGCCCCGCTGATTATTTACATGCTTATCTTCTACGTTTGGCCTCTGATTCAGAATATTTCCATGAGTATGCACCGCTACACACGTCGCACTTTTGTGACCGGCGATGCCCCTTGGTCTGGATTCGATATCTATAAGGAAATATTAAGCGATCAACAGTTCTGGACCATTCTCGGACAGACTTTGATTTTCGTCTTCGCTTCTATCGTTTTCCAATACTCTATCGGCTTGGCATTGGCGGTTTTCTTCAATCAGAATTTCAAACTTTCCGCGGCTTTGCGCGGCGCATTCCTTGTACCATGGCTACTTCCGCCAATGATTTCCGGTACGATCTGGCAATGGATGATGGACGCCGACAGCGGTGTTATTAATAATTTCCTCAAACTATTTGGTTTGGACCCGGTTTGGTGGCTGCAAGCCGATCATTCCTTGTGGGCGGTTATCATTGCCAATATTTGGCTTGGTATTCCTTTCAACCTCGTAATTCTGTATTCGGGCTTGCAAAACATCAATGGCGACTTGTATGAAGCCGCCGCGTTGGATGGCTGCAATGCTTGGCAGCGCTTCTGGAAGATTACTTTCCCGTTGCTCAAGCCGGTATCGATGATCACGCTCCTGCTAGGTTTCGTCTACACGTTACGAACAGTAGACATCATCTGGATTATGACCAAGGGTACTGGATCTTCGAGAACCTTGGCAACTTGGGCTTATGAGATGGCTTTCGGAAAGGGCACATCAGCAACCATCCGGTATTCGGAAGCATCCGTTGTGGGCACGATTCTCATTGTCGTAGCACTGATTTTCGCTCTGATTTACCTGTGGGCCCAGCGGAATGAAGAGAAGAGGTAA
- a CDS encoding carbohydrate ABC transporter permease — MKHRSSWWKTLIGIILTLIMLFPVYWMINISFTQRRSIRSGDLFPKDFTLDNYASALSSQLPYLGTSLLVAIGCVILTLAIALPSSYAIVFLEFKGSKSMNFLLIVAQMIPAVVMSLGFYQIYNDIGLLDSIPGLIVADSTLSVPFAVILMTGFMSGMPRSLVEAAQIDGASQWGVFTKIVIPLSRNTVVTTSLFAFLWAWSDFMFASTLDSGGGKMRPITMGLYDFIGSQNQEWGPMMATAVLASVPTALLLIFAQKYVAAGVTAGAVKD, encoded by the coding sequence ATGAAACATCGTTCATCATGGTGGAAAACACTTATAGGCATCATTTTGACGCTGATTATGCTCTTCCCCGTATACTGGATGATCAACATATCATTCACGCAACGTCGCTCCATCCGTTCAGGGGATCTGTTCCCGAAAGATTTCACGCTCGACAATTATGCCTCTGCGTTAAGTTCACAGCTCCCCTACCTAGGAACGTCATTGCTAGTTGCCATAGGATGCGTGATCCTGACTCTAGCAATTGCATTACCTTCGTCATACGCCATTGTTTTCTTGGAGTTCAAAGGCTCAAAGTCCATGAACTTCCTGTTGATTGTTGCTCAGATGATTCCCGCGGTCGTTATGTCTCTAGGCTTCTACCAGATCTACAATGACATCGGCCTTCTCGACAGTATTCCGGGACTTATCGTTGCCGACTCCACTTTGTCGGTACCGTTCGCGGTGATTCTGATGACGGGATTTATGTCTGGTATGCCACGCTCGCTGGTGGAGGCAGCGCAAATCGACGGAGCATCACAGTGGGGCGTTTTTACCAAAATCGTGATTCCACTCTCCCGTAATACCGTTGTCACGACTTCGCTATTCGCTTTCCTCTGGGCATGGTCGGATTTCATGTTTGCTTCGACCCTCGATTCCGGTGGCGGCAAGATGAGGCCAATCACCATGGGTCTATATGACTTTATCGGTTCGCAAAACCAAGAATGGGGGCCAATGATGGCCACCGCAGTATTGGCCTCAGTACCAACAGCACTGTTGCTGATTTTCGCGCAGAAATACGTTGCCGCCGGCGTAACAGCCGGAGCAGTGAAAGACTAA
- a CDS encoding glycoside hydrolase family 31 protein: MSELTFAIDGDALLWTGDGEYLRIEPWGKNSVRVRASKMHEIQEQEGALLPQNNQVSDSHNYGITIDKPNRTAELRNGDIVVQAKASCGLYSGSGYEEPRCLLSFYKADGTPLIQEIPSGGSLNLRARWFKPITGGDYSIVASFTTPENEKLYGMGEYQQNILNLKGCTLELAHRNSQASIPFVVSSAGYGFLWNNPALGNVTFGKNRTEWRAESAKQIDYWITTGDTPSSIMKHYADATGHAPHMPEWGLGFWQCKLRYWNQRQLLDVAHGFKQRNIPLDLIVVDFFHWPHMGDFRFENEFWPDPKAMADDLHSMGVKLMVSVWPQVALASENYVEMKSKNLLVRADKGEDVGMMFEGPSQFYDATNPKAREYVWEKCRTNYAELGVDAFWLDEAEPEYGTYDFDNYRYYAGPNQQVANIYPRDYNKGFYEGQQTIGRDGDIVNLTRCAWAGSQRYGSLVWSGDVGSTFADLRAQITCAIHMGMAGIPWFTTDMGGFHDGIIDSDNFKELLARWCAFSCFLPVMRNHGDRSLHTATGKETITNSAGDHRSPSGADNEPWSYGPEMEQIFRKFIAIREKMRPYTRELFESAHIDGQPLVRGLFYEFPQDKSVSDIADEYMFGPDILVAPVVEAGARSREVTLPGNASITWTDLRTGKVYEGGQKITVDAGIDTIPAFARDGHDHGLIGML; this comes from the coding sequence ATGAGTGAACTAACTTTTGCTATCGATGGAGATGCACTGTTGTGGACTGGGGACGGCGAATACCTTCGCATCGAACCATGGGGAAAGAATTCAGTCCGCGTCCGCGCCTCGAAAATGCATGAGATACAAGAACAAGAAGGAGCTTTGCTACCACAAAACAATCAGGTCTCAGACAGCCACAACTATGGTATCACCATTGACAAGCCCAATAGAACCGCCGAATTACGCAATGGCGATATTGTAGTTCAAGCGAAAGCATCCTGCGGCCTGTACTCCGGATCAGGATATGAAGAGCCACGCTGTTTACTAAGCTTCTATAAGGCAGACGGCACACCGCTCATTCAGGAAATACCATCTGGCGGATCACTAAATCTTCGAGCGCGATGGTTCAAACCGATCACCGGAGGCGACTATTCCATCGTTGCTTCCTTTACCACACCGGAAAATGAGAAACTATATGGTATGGGCGAGTACCAACAGAACATCCTCAATCTGAAAGGTTGTACCCTCGAACTCGCGCATCGCAATTCACAGGCATCTATTCCTTTCGTGGTTTCCAGCGCCGGATATGGCTTCCTGTGGAATAATCCGGCACTTGGAAACGTTACGTTCGGCAAGAACCGCACGGAATGGCGAGCTGAATCAGCCAAGCAGATTGACTACTGGATTACCACAGGCGATACACCTTCTTCGATAATGAAGCATTACGCCGACGCCACAGGGCACGCTCCTCACATGCCTGAATGGGGACTGGGATTCTGGCAGTGCAAGCTTAGATATTGGAATCAACGTCAGCTTCTAGACGTCGCCCATGGGTTTAAACAGCGTAATATTCCATTGGATCTCATCGTTGTAGATTTCTTCCACTGGCCGCATATGGGTGACTTCCGTTTTGAGAATGAATTCTGGCCAGATCCCAAAGCTATGGCGGACGATCTGCACAGCATGGGAGTGAAACTCATGGTATCTGTGTGGCCCCAGGTCGCGCTCGCCTCAGAGAATTATGTTGAGATGAAGTCAAAGAACCTTCTCGTGCGTGCAGATAAGGGTGAAGACGTCGGCATGATGTTCGAAGGTCCCAGCCAGTTCTATGACGCCACCAATCCAAAAGCTCGTGAATATGTTTGGGAGAAGTGCCGAACAAATTATGCCGAGCTTGGGGTTGATGCATTCTGGCTCGACGAAGCGGAACCTGAATACGGCACGTACGATTTCGACAATTATCGATATTACGCCGGCCCAAACCAGCAGGTGGCAAACATCTACCCAAGAGACTATAACAAAGGCTTCTACGAGGGGCAACAAACCATAGGAAGGGATGGTGACATCGTCAACCTCACCCGTTGCGCTTGGGCTGGTTCGCAACGCTATGGTTCTCTTGTTTGGTCTGGAGACGTTGGTTCGACCTTCGCCGACCTCCGTGCCCAGATTACCTGCGCCATTCACATGGGCATGGCCGGTATCCCTTGGTTCACCACCGATATGGGCGGTTTCCATGATGGGATAATTGATTCGGACAATTTCAAGGAGTTGTTGGCCCGCTGGTGTGCGTTCTCATGCTTCCTGCCGGTCATGCGCAACCATGGCGATCGTAGTCTGCATACGGCAACCGGCAAGGAGACCATCACTAATTCGGCCGGAGACCACCGTTCGCCAAGTGGTGCCGACAATGAGCCTTGGAGCTATGGCCCCGAGATGGAGCAAATCTTCCGAAAGTTCATTGCCATTCGCGAAAAAATGCGCCCTTACACTCGAGAACTGTTCGAATCAGCACATATCGATGGCCAGCCTTTGGTTCGCGGACTCTTCTACGAGTTCCCCCAAGACAAGTCGGTGTCTGATATCGCCGATGAATACATGTTCGGCCCTGATATCCTAGTGGCCCCCGTAGTTGAGGCCGGAGCCAGATCGCGTGAGGTGACGCTTCCCGGAAACGCTAGCATCACATGGACGGATCTACGCACCGGCAAAGTGTATGAAGGTGGGCAGAAAATCACTGTCGACGCCGGAATAGACACGATTCCAGCCTTCGCGCGCGACGGCCACGACCATGGGCTGATCGGAATGCTATAA
- a CDS encoding YccF domain-containing protein has protein sequence MRLIGNILWLILGGLLLATSWAIIGLVLCVTIIGIPLGVQAFKMAGLTLTPFGKTVVYGGGVGSVLANIVWFVLAGIWMAIGYILAGLLNCVTIIGIPFGIQSFKMAKLALWPFGSQIRSL, from the coding sequence ATGCGACTTATTGGCAATATTCTGTGGCTGATTTTGGGCGGACTGCTGCTTGCCACCAGTTGGGCGATTATCGGCCTGGTGCTGTGCGTCACCATCATCGGCATTCCATTGGGAGTGCAGGCGTTCAAGATGGCGGGTTTAACGCTGACCCCGTTCGGCAAAACCGTGGTGTATGGCGGCGGTGTGGGATCGGTGCTGGCCAATATCGTATGGTTTGTGTTGGCTGGCATATGGATGGCGATTGGCTACATACTTGCTGGCCTGCTGAACTGCGTCACCATCATTGGTATTCCGTTCGGCATTCAATCGTTCAAGATGGCCAAGCTGGCTTTGTGGCCGTTCGGCTCGCAAATCCGCAGCTTGTAA
- a CDS encoding type II toxin-antitoxin system death-on-curing family toxin, protein MPEQYTDEWWHIQAPPLVFPSDDFAEAMTQAIVRVHRKQLDDIGGFTVERANDAGSVSGVVDSTFLPVFGQSSKERFEDLFRQMAHLTFHLAKNHYFADGNKRTAMAISLAILKMERIDLDIDDDPEPERNTLYKLISRLVTEEITEEQFAASLRRSGRLIDE, encoded by the coding sequence ATGCCTGAGCAATACACTGACGAGTGGTGGCATATCCAAGCGCCGCCACTCGTTTTTCCATCTGATGATTTCGCAGAAGCAATGACACAAGCAATCGTCCGAGTACACAGGAAGCAACTTGACGACATCGGCGGATTTACCGTGGAAAGAGCCAATGACGCCGGTTCCGTAAGTGGCGTTGTGGATTCGACATTTCTGCCGGTATTCGGTCAATCGTCGAAAGAACGATTCGAAGATTTGTTTCGACAAATGGCGCATCTTACCTTTCACCTAGCCAAAAATCATTATTTCGCTGATGGCAACAAGCGCACCGCAATGGCCATATCCTTGGCCATCCTGAAAATGGAAAGAATTGATTTGGATATCGATGATGATCCAGAGCCAGAACGAAATACCCTATATAAACTCATTTCCAGACTGGTGACAGAAGAAATCACGGAAGAACAATTTGCCGCAAGCCTGAGGAGAAGTGGACGTTTAATCGATGAATGA
- a CDS encoding Panacea domain-containing protein, with the protein MLNKLVYFAQVESLRATGKPLFEDKIEAWPYGPVERNVYFTFQKYGRNRILKPEGETAKDEQALSVVDGTAKKYGFLTAFDLVRFSHRKNSAWKNVYREEENVEITNDAILASDDGLTFPKNTLASSLDEVNAKWQNTFRILRNA; encoded by the coding sequence GTGCTGAACAAGCTCGTTTATTTCGCGCAAGTCGAATCTCTGCGCGCAACCGGGAAACCATTGTTCGAAGACAAGATTGAAGCGTGGCCTTACGGTCCGGTTGAGAGGAACGTTTATTTCACTTTCCAAAAATACGGACGCAACAGGATTCTCAAGCCCGAGGGCGAAACCGCAAAGGATGAACAGGCCTTATCCGTCGTAGATGGGACGGCAAAGAAATATGGTTTTCTGACGGCATTCGATCTTGTGAGATTCTCCCATCGAAAGAACTCCGCTTGGAAGAATGTCTACAGGGAAGAAGAAAACGTCGAAATCACCAACGATGCCATTCTCGCATCCGACGACGGTCTGACCTTCCCCAAAAACACTCTTGCATCTAGTTTGGATGAAGTAAATGCAAAATGGCAGAACACCTTCAGGATTCTGCGCAATGCCTGA
- a CDS encoding AbiH family protein, whose amino-acid sequence MAGIPGILCQPAFQALPPGRITQVLHHLGSGHRRGEVQLHRALPFFGTEHTKIFSLSLQENVRSPLPLSQTPETSRNTGKKTYKDRIEESMKTLYLLGNGFDLACGLPSRYSDYFNNRFSVFPGFEKDKPTAVTALEEKLQTNDCHKIPSAWFFIFAYYHDQNNGKCASTWKDVESIIETFTINENDYINLSIGMCADMFAYPRTPTGQEEHVAHLIWLYERLRTNDQFQNTDVDVYNLFLKELKNFESDFQEYLATAVNENIPYRERADQLFKEITEAQTPIQEESFAIGSVENYASFSSGRDDHYVLSFNFTRPLTNSPTFANIHGSLQDKNAFFGIGGTSQYTEDDDLPNAVRFTKAERSLSLGVTGTNTDLDSVFRALQSPEENLRVIKFFGLSLGEADYPYLKQFFDKSHITDTDSGVNSFLGFYYTKGQARDELVHSINSLLQRYSSDTGHKPIGGLMRELQNTGRLAIEELQVACD is encoded by the coding sequence ATGGCCGGCATACCGGGCATCCTTTGTCAGCCAGCATTCCAGGCACTACCGCCTGGTCGGATAACCCAGGTGCTTCACCACCTGGGCAGTGGTCATCGGCGTGGTGAAGTACAGCTCCACCGCGCGCTCCCGTTCTTCGGGACTGAACATACGAAAATCTTTTCGCTCAGTCTCCAAGAAAACGTCCGCAGCCCCCTACCACTTTCGCAGACACCGGAAACGTCGCGAAACACAGGTAAAAAGACATATAAAGATAGAATCGAGGAAAGTATGAAGACGCTGTATCTTCTTGGCAATGGATTTGATCTGGCTTGCGGGTTGCCGTCACGATATTCGGATTATTTCAATAATCGTTTTTCTGTATTTCCCGGCTTCGAAAAAGACAAACCGACAGCAGTGACTGCGCTAGAAGAAAAGCTTCAGACCAACGACTGCCACAAGATTCCAAGCGCCTGGTTTTTCATTTTCGCCTACTACCATGACCAGAACAACGGCAAATGCGCGTCGACTTGGAAAGACGTCGAATCTATTATAGAAACTTTTACAATAAACGAGAATGATTATATAAATCTGAGCATCGGCATGTGCGCCGACATGTTCGCATACCCCCGCACCCCAACAGGCCAAGAAGAACATGTAGCGCATTTAATTTGGTTATATGAACGTTTACGTACAAACGACCAATTCCAAAACACCGATGTTGACGTCTACAATCTTTTCCTGAAAGAACTCAAGAATTTCGAATCCGATTTCCAAGAATATCTGGCCACCGCAGTCAACGAAAACATCCCCTATAGGGAACGAGCCGACCAACTTTTTAAGGAAATCACCGAAGCACAAACCCCGATTCAAGAAGAATCCTTCGCAATAGGTTCCGTCGAAAATTATGCATCTTTCTCCAGCGGAAGAGATGACCACTACGTCCTTTCTTTCAACTTCACACGCCCCTTGACCAACAGCCCAACCTTCGCCAATATTCACGGCTCATTGCAAGACAAAAACGCCTTCTTCGGCATTGGAGGCACGAGCCAATATACAGAAGACGACGATCTGCCTAATGCCGTTCGCTTCACAAAAGCGGAACGCTCTCTATCTCTTGGCGTCACCGGCACCAATACGGATCTGGATTCGGTCTTCAGAGCACTTCAGTCCCCCGAAGAGAATTTGCGAGTCATCAAATTTTTCGGCCTGTCCCTAGGCGAAGCCGACTACCCCTACCTTAAGCAATTCTTCGATAAATCCCACATCACAGACACAGACTCCGGAGTGAACTCATTCCTGGGATTCTATTACACGAAGGGCCAGGCCCGGGACGAACTTGTCCATTCGATCAATTCGCTCCTGCAAAGATACAGCTCCGACACAGGCCACAAACCAATCGGCGGCTTGATGCGCGAATTACAGAATACCGGCAGGCTGGCTATCGAAGAATTGCAAGTCGCATGCGATTAA
- a CDS encoding acyltransferase family protein — MGPERIFFQLVMAGGGKVGVVIFFSISAWFFLDKEQTIKSNLKRVWIMERELLFWSLILVTFYLVFDRADLSMKLMVKSVMSLSMGVWWYATAYAIFLALLPFLAKGLKALGREYHLALAATVLVIWELTSFIPGMIGINDGFFGFIYLFILISAYKWYMEPFTTRQVWLMIGTGLVFPVVHLRLHNIVATRARHGNIYHRRLAVARHHSRLRHVPAV; from the coding sequence TTGGGACCGGAGCGGATCTTCTTCCAGCTCGTCATGGCCGGCGGCGGCAAGGTCGGCGTGGTCATCTTCTTCTCCATCTCCGCATGGTTCTTCCTCGACAAGGAACAGACCATCAAATCCAACCTGAAACGCGTGTGGATCATGGAACGCGAACTCCTGTTCTGGAGCCTTATCCTCGTAACGTTCTACCTCGTGTTCGACCGAGCCGACCTCAGTATGAAACTCATGGTGAAAAGCGTCATGTCATTGAGCATGGGCGTGTGGTGGTACGCCACCGCCTACGCCATCTTCCTAGCGCTGCTTCCCTTCCTGGCCAAGGGATTGAAAGCGCTCGGCCGCGAATACCACCTCGCGCTGGCCGCGACCGTGCTGGTCATATGGGAATTGACCAGCTTCATCCCCGGAATGATAGGAATCAACGACGGCTTCTTCGGGTTCATCTACCTATTCATCCTAATCTCCGCCTACAAGTGGTACATGGAACCGTTCACCACCAGACAGGTCTGGCTGATGATTGGCACAGGTCTCGTTTTTCCTGTTGTACACCTGCGCCTCCATAACATTGTCGCTACTCGGGCACGACATGGGAATATATATCACCGGCGATTGGCGGTTGCCCGTCATCATAGTCGGCTTCGGCATGTTCCTGCTGTTTGA
- a CDS encoding TIR domain-containing protein: protein MNYRNGNYSAFYVSEPFDEYSLGARQAHDFCYYSLLGAWKKKDSNFPFIDSHNKTYSVRDGSDWEGTLKPRLHKRLMNSKNIILFLSSITKESRALREELQYGIGVLRLPVIVVYPELENTNIVDSSRRDFSSSVKRLWDNLPIFKKMMNAVPTIHVPFKKDLIARALSDEEFTVQSESRPGAYFYSI, encoded by the coding sequence ATGAATTATCGTAATGGTAATTATAGCGCTTTCTATGTCTCTGAGCCATTTGATGAGTACTCTTTGGGGGCAAGACAAGCTCATGATTTCTGCTATTACTCACTTCTTGGCGCATGGAAGAAAAAGGATTCGAACTTTCCTTTCATTGATTCGCATAATAAAACTTACTCTGTAAGAGACGGCAGTGATTGGGAAGGTACATTAAAGCCTCGTCTGCATAAGCGTCTTATGAATTCTAAAAACATTATTCTGTTTCTTAGCAGTATTACAAAAGAAAGTCGTGCTCTGAGGGAGGAACTTCAGTATGGAATTGGAGTCCTTCGCCTTCCTGTTATTGTTGTTTATCCTGAACTCGAAAATACTAATATAGTTGATTCATCGAGGAGAGATTTTTCTTCTTCTGTCAAAAGACTATGGGATAACTTACCTATTTTTAAAAAAATGATGAATGCAGTTCCAACAATTCATGTTCCTTTTAAGAAGGATCTAATTGCACGCGCTCTTTCGGATGAAGAATTTACTGTACAGAGTGAGAGTCGACCTGGCGCATATTTTTATTCCATCTAA
- a CDS encoding macro domain-containing protein, with product MFFLMHGKFVSRLPRLKETASIWGSVSFGVATTLLTFFPKISIIGKDINNSIILFATCVIFGIGALCQTMFGKKNTIWEKGNNKITAIYGDILDESSKHEEIRVIPVNTAFDTIVDDPCSTDKPLVSPNSLHGQWLRKQECEQEILNNEVLGNMSGKPYRKIDPLQKKRGNCMEYKIGTYSFARRKNITYLLVALTAFDTNNVAHSTQTDLETVLQSAVSYHNQCGQGAKLMIPLMGTANSRMKLDHQESFDIIKNYLLLRKKDINGCIEIVVYQKDANKVSIWNS from the coding sequence ATGTTTTTTCTTATGCACGGAAAGTTTGTTTCTCGATTACCTCGGCTCAAAGAGACTGCATCAATATGGGGTAGCGTCTCTTTTGGTGTTGCAACAACTCTTCTTACCTTTTTCCCAAAAATCAGTATCATAGGGAAAGACATTAATAACAGCATTATTCTGTTTGCGACTTGTGTCATCTTTGGGATAGGTGCATTGTGCCAGACAATGTTCGGAAAGAAGAATACAATATGGGAAAAAGGTAATAATAAAATCACTGCTATATATGGTGATATTCTTGACGAGTCTTCTAAGCATGAAGAAATTAGGGTTATACCTGTAAATACAGCTTTTGATACGATTGTTGATGATCCTTGCTCAACTGATAAACCGCTTGTTTCTCCAAATTCGCTTCATGGGCAATGGCTTAGAAAGCAGGAATGTGAACAAGAGATTCTGAATAATGAAGTTTTAGGAAACATGAGTGGAAAACCGTATCGTAAAATAGATCCTTTACAGAAGAAGCGTGGCAATTGCATGGAGTATAAGATTGGAACGTATTCTTTTGCCCGGCGTAAGAATATAACATATCTACTAGTCGCGCTAACTGCTTTTGACACCAACAATGTTGCGCATAGTACTCAAACTGATCTTGAGACAGTGCTTCAATCTGCTGTGTCATATCATAATCAATGTGGTCAGGGGGCCAAATTGATGATTCCTCTTATGGGGACGGCAAATTCAAGAATGAAATTAGATCATCAAGAATCTTTTGATATAATCAAAAATTATCTTTTACTTCGGAAAAAAGATATAAATGGGTGCATAGAAATTGTTGTATATCAAAAAGATGCAAATAAGGTCTCTATATGGAATAGTTAA